One part of the Amphiura filiformis chromosome 5, Afil_fr2py, whole genome shotgun sequence genome encodes these proteins:
- the LOC140153666 gene encoding cytochrome P450 2J4-like yields the protein MAAISGFLSMIFGLSFTNILLLCVLLVSVVFFFSKKNNLPPGPWTLIPYIGYAPNIAYALYKGEPLYMFLMQLGNKYGQVFSFTALGMPIVVLNEYKAIREAFQDTKLNDRGENEMQARVFSRSYNKLDDMAPYRIFALACFRQFGIGTSRFEEPISKESTYLIEELSNLQGQSVDLSWHFNNSVSNIICKVVFGTRFELSDERIHRLTNLLNRQGELSGAGGLEMFIPINIPSKAKQEMNKNVDELHEFINGMIESHRKNFDHNNLNDVIDLWLNEIRLHKSDEPSSFRNPDNMTGQILALFQAGTDTTSNTLRWGSQYLVRYPKVQDRIHHEIDTVVGRNRLPKLADKPKLPYTQAFITELHRIVSLAPLSVFHVAAAKTTFRSYTIPKNSVVISNLYAVMHSPELWGEPEEFRPERFLDDDGNFHEPSEVIPFGIGHRVCLGEALARQELFIFFTHLLHQFKFEKTSENTPMPTLKPIDGMALRPEPYKLRVTKRD from the exons ATGGCAGCAATTTCAGGGTTtctatcaatgattttcggattATCTTTTACTAACATTTTACTTCTGTGCGTTTTACTTGTGTCTGtggttttctttttttccaaaaagaacaACTTACCGCCAGGTCCTTGGACTCTAATTCCTTACATCGGATATGCTCCCAACATCGCCTACGCTCTTTACAAAGGCGAACCTCTTTACATGTTTCTTATGCAGCTTGGTAACAAATATGGACAAGTATTTTCGTTCACAGCACTCGGGATGCCTATCGTTGTTCTTAATGAATACAAAGCAATACGTGAGGCTTTTCAAGATACTAAACTCAATGATAGAGGAGAAAATGAAATGCAAGCCAGGGTATTCAGCAGATCTT ATAACAAATTGGATGACATGGCACCATACCGCATTTTTGCCCTAGCCTGCTTCCGTCAATTTGGAATCGGTACATCTCGTTTTGAGGAGCCTATCAGTAAAGAAAGCACGTATCTGATCGAGGAGTTGTCTAACCTTCAAGGCCAATCTGTCGATCTTAGTTGGCATTTCAATAATTCGGTATCAAACATTATCTGTAAAGTCGTTTTTGGAACTCGATTTGAACTTTCTGATGAGCGCATTCATCGGCTTACGAATCTTTTGAATCGTCAGGGGGAATTGTCGGGGGCAGGTGGCTTGGAAATGTTTATCCCGATCAACATCCCAAGTAAAGCGAAGCAAGAAATGAACAAAAATGTTGATGAGCTGCATGAATTCATAAACGGCATGATTGAAAGTCATCGTAAAAACTTTGACCACAATAACTTGAATGACGTGATCGATTTGTGGTTAAATGAGATACGACTTCACAAATCCGACGAGCCTAGTTCTTTCCGAAATCCAGATAATATGACCGGACAAATATTAGCTCTTTTCCAAGCGGGGACAGACACGACATCAAATACACTTCGATGGGGCAGTCAATACCTTGTCCGATACCCCAAGGTGCAGGATCGCATACATCACGAAATCGATACGGTAGTCGGTCGTAACCGGTTACCAAAGTTGGCCGATAAACCGAAACTTCCTTATACACAAGCCTTTATCACGGAGCTTCATCGAATCGTTTCACTGGCACCGCTGTCTGTGTTTCATGTAGCAGCAGCCAAAACAACTTTCCGTTCCTACACCATCCCGAAGAATAGCGTGGTGATTTCCAACTTGTACGCAGTGATGCACAGCCCTGAGTTGTGGGGAGAACCAGAAGAGTTTAGACCGGAACGCTTTTTGGACGATGACGGTAATTTTCATGAGCCGAGCGAAGTGATTCCATTTGGAATAG GGCACCGTGTTTGTCTTGGTGAAGCTCTCGCGAGACAAgaactcttcatcttctttacCCATCTTCTACATCAGTTCAAATTTGAGAAAACATCTGAGAACACACCGATGCCTACCTTGAAACCAATCGATGGGATGGCCCTACGTCCAGAACCGTACAAACTGAGAGTCACTAAGCGCGACTAA